The nucleotide window GGGCTGGAACCCTTTAGCCCAGAAGGCTGAATCCcaggggctcctctctgcccccatATGCCAGGCCACCCGGATTCTGGTTTCCCTGTCACCCAATCTGGCCAGCCCCCTCCATCTGGCCCCTGGAATCAGGTTTCTAAGGGTCCAGGCTGGCTCAGAGATGGCCTGCATGACTGGTAGGAGGAGCAAAGACTGGCCTCTACCTTACCCCTCACAGGTCCTCTTGGGGCCTGAGCCCCCTTCATGGGGCCAGGGATGCACATTCCTCAGGCCGCTTAAGCCCCCTTATCTGCCCCCCTGCCCATCAGCCTGAGTGGTGACAGAGGCCCAGACCCCTTGTTTAGATGTTGATAACCTCCTGGGATGGCCCTCCCCCACCAAGGGACTGGGAAGGGGCTTGGTGTTGGGAGGTCCTCATCTAGGAAGGCAGCTGGGGCCCAGAGCTGGGCTAGTCCCAGCGCTCTGGGAGTAGCAGGATCCCACATTTCCTCACCCTTCCCCAGGTCCAGGGCCACCCTCTGTGCTGCCACAGTGCCACCTGGTGGTCCCTAGGGGAATGCCACCCCAGGAGGGAAAGAAGCCACACAAATGAGTTACAAAAAAACCCCTCATCCACATTTTATTTCAACCTTTatccaaaaatgtaaaaaacattaaaaatgtgtaGTACTGAGCTTCAGATGCTGACCTCCAACCTCATAGGCAAGTGGGGAGAGAAGGTCAGGATAGGAGTTCAGAGTTCCTCCCActcctggagaaaagggaagcttgGGGTGAGGTACAGGATTAGAACACCAGGGTCCTTTGGAGAATGGGACCCCTGTTCTCCTTGCACCAGACcaagacccccacccccacccccaccccaaccctcttCAATGGAGAGATACAAAGTTCTTGAAACTTGTCCAGGAATCTGGTGTATGCGGCAGGCAGCTAGCTGACCTGAAGAGAGCAAACAAGGGGTCAGCATCGAGGTCCAAACATGTtcctcctgtcccctcccaggCCCCTCCAACTCACCAGGGAGGGTTAGAGCCTGCGCCCCAGCTTCTTGGCAGGAAGGATAGGACACAACTCAGCTTCCTCCTCCTCACTCCcgtcttcttcactctcttccccAGAAAGATCATTGCTTATAGTAACTGGTACACAAGCAGtcaagggaggaagagaagttaAAGCCACACCCCCTTCATACTTCATACATGTCGTTTATTAATGCCCTGTGGCTCTAGGCTTGCAGGGACTCTGACCTCCCAAAGCTTATTGCCTAGGTGGGAAAAACCTCAGATACTAAACTAGATAACAAAGagtcaaagggcttccctggtggctcagccagtaaagagtctgcctgcaatgcaggagacctgggtttgatccctgggtcgggaagatcccctggagaaggaaatgacaacccactttagtattcctgcctgaagaattccatggacagaagagcctggtgggctacagtccatggggtcacaaagagtcggacaggactgagtgactttcactttcacaggagtCCACATTAGTGGAGCTGGATAAGCTGGGGTAGGTTCCGTGAAGAACAGCTAGAGTAGTAAAGTGGAGGGCACTGCATCCAGGGTCTGTATGGGAATTGCACTGGGAGATATGGCTGGGGTGGGGTAGGAGTCCAGATGGAAAGTCTACTGGAACCAAAGGAGAAAATTCTCACCAATCTGGTGCCGCCCAGTGATGCGCACAGGGCCAGAACCTGACTTCAAGCGGAAGGTTACAGGTGGTTGGAGCTGGAAGTCATCCAAACTGAGCTGGGAGGAAGACAAGGATGAAGGCCTGGCCCACTCCTAGCCCACCCCACCTTGTGAGAAGTCCTAAGTCCTCAATTCCTACCTCCCAGCCTCCCAAGGTATGGCCAGGGAACTCACCATGGGTTGGCAGGACAACTTGAGGTTGGCCACAGGGACTGCGATCTCCTGGTGGTCATGGTTCCGAGCCACGACTTCTACCACATTACACTCATCTTTGGCCCCCTCGGTGAGGCAGAGCTGGGAAGGTACACAGGGCCTCGGAGTCTCCCCAGTAAGGGTGGACACCACAAGTGGAAGCATCTACCCTACAACCTGCCCAGCCTCCGAGGTCCCTGGACTGCCTGGCCAGGGGAGCCCCATGTGGGGATTAAGCAGAGTAGATGACTCCCAGTAGAGCGGGGAAGGAGGATAGACAAGCGAGTAGAGCCTCATTAGGTCAGCCAATTTAACCTCCACTCCCCCTACCCCGCCCCTTACCATGGTCAAAGCCAGCACATGCTCCGCGTCATCCTCTTCCTCTaccttgaaggtgaaagagcggGTGTGGCCTGAGAGCTCACAGCCTGGAAGAGGTTAACTGTGAGTATGCGTCAGTGTGCAGAGTGGTGGGGGAGGGCATTTCACCAAATCCCGTTCACCTGCAGCCATGACTAACCGGCCATTCACACGCCCACGTGTCAGGAACAACTGGAGCGCTCGGCCCGGGCCCACCCGGTACAACTAGGGCAGGGGCCTGGCTCTCCCCTCCAACTCCGGCTGCCGCGTGCGAGGGCCCCTCCGCCCCTACCCACGTCGTGCACGCGCCTGCATTCCCGTTCCTCAGCCCTGCTTCTGGCCCAGCACCACCCTCAGCCTCTCCTTTCTTCAATACCGAAGAAGAAACTGTCCATAGTGACCGGGGCCGGCACTTGCAGACTACCGACCCCCCCAGCTCGGACTCGGCTCTCCTGATCCAAAAACGTCAAGGCGGCCGCTCCGCCAGCTGCCATGCTGCTAGGGCCTTCTGCGGCTCCGCCTCCGACACGTACAAAGCCTGGGACTCGCCGCGGCTCCGGCCCCGCCTCTTAAAGGAGACGCTGGCGAGGCACCCTGGGTCCAGGGCTTCATCGCCCTATCTCCtttagttcagtcgtgtccgactcttcgcgaccccatggactgtaacaagacaggcttccctgtccatcaccaactccccggagcctactcagactgctgtccatcgcgtcggtgatgccatccaaccatcttctgaAGAAGTCTCGCATTATGTCGCGTCTGCTTTGCACATCTTTGCAGAGTGCAAAGCATCAGCTTGGCATTAATGTTAACGTCCTTGCTCACTTCAACGACCAAGACTTTCTTAGTGTCTCCTGCCTCCATTTCCTCTAGTCCTGCACTCCAAGTGATCACCTCACCCATCCCAAGCTAAGCTTTCGTTAAATACATGAAAATGCAACCTTCCCAATTCTCCCAGCAAAGGCGAGATATAGTGCATcgtttttcttaaaaaagcaaATACACTCAGATATACCGTCCCTCCAAAGGAACGGAGCATGAAGGAAGACTTTGAGCTCCTGTTACTTAGTACCCAAACCACTATCCACTTCCGGATATGCTTCCTGCTCTAAGGACCCTGCGGCTCACTATCCACATGGTTGTATACCTACACTGAACTTCAGATGCTGGCGCTTGCTAGCAGAGGAGATAGCCAAAGCGTGGGGCTAATTTGCTGCTTACAGTCCTGTCTCATAATTTGGGATCTGCCTTCAACTTTCACCTTTTGACCAAAGAATCAGGCAATTTTCCTTATTCTATTAGGTGGCGTGAACTCACTTAACTAGCTGCCTTCATTTACCCCCAGGTTATAAGTGTCAAGAAGGTGGCCAGGCCAAAAtgagtctatttttattttgccttgcCTTGAGGAAAATATGGAAGGCAATCTTTTACTAGAGATAGAAGTGGGAGAAAACTGCCTTTAAGACTCAGTCCCTAGGCTGAAACAGCTTTGGAGAGGAGGAATACTTGCTTGGGAATGCAAGAGTGGGAGAAAAAAGGCAGGAGGCAGAAACAAGGTTTACACAGTACACGACCACACACATTCACTTCAAGTTTTATTTTGCCTCTTGTATGGTCTTCAGATAGTTTTACAGTTCATTTTCTACAGGAACTGAGCTGTGATCTAAACAATCAATGAAATATCATCCCAACCATAATAAATAGCCATAACCATTAGAAGACAGACAGCACAGCATTTTACGATCCTAGAGGCCTGGACATGTGTTTCATAGTTAGCTCTGTGACCAGAATACCAGCCAAATTGAttattaaaagcaaagataaagcTGCAAACAAACTTGCTGAAAATCCTGATTCCACTGGAGGATGACCATGGAATCTACCAGATAAAATGCTAGAACTGTCCACTAGTGTACAAAATgtacttaaaagagaaaaaaaaccaagTGACATTAAGCCCGGTAGAGACCCTCCCTTCATCTCAGCCTTTGAAAATGCAAACTTGGTTCCAGCTGTACAGTGTACCTTCCTTATCCTGCTACCAGCTGCAGGTTTCTAACCCTGGATGTAACCCTCCTTCATTCATCTCACCCATTCAGTGCACACTCACAGGCTTCGGTTGAAAGTCACTAGGTACAATCCCTTAAAAGACTTTTTTCAAAGCCCACATTGATAGAAAcctatgaaagaaaatgttttaaattttcttcttgacCTTCTTCCCTCTTAGCTCAAACTTAAACTGCTGATACAAAACTGCTGGGAAGCAAGGTAACAAAACATTGTTACAGAGAAGCCAGCAAGccatgataaaaaagaaaatgaatcctgCAGAGCAAAATTCAATGAAAGAGCATTTGCTCAGAACCCTTATAAACACCAAATCTAAATTAAAATACTTGAAGCTTTCAGAACCTGcggttaaaggaaaaagaaaagggtaACCTTAAGTCACTGGTTAAAGTGTACTCATTCTTTTAAAACTTAGATACAAACATGCAAGAACTAAAGACTGATTTAATAAAACCAGTAGTAAAATTAAAGGACAACTGACCTGTGGGCAAATGGGATCAGTCCCCAAACCCTAGTTGCCAGATGTCAAAACTAACATTTCACATGCTGACCTACATTGAGGTTAATTTCCAGAAATGACTGCACTTTGCAACAGACTGTGAATCCTATGAAGTCAGGCTCTTGTACCCAAAGTGGTCATGGCCTAGCCCTAGGTGGGAGGcactttgaaaagaataaaacttcttttaaaaacaaaaccaaagacaaaagtaaagaaaatccACTGATTTACATTAATTATTCAAAGTGCCATCCTGAACTGCaccctttcattttcaaaaggaaaattacaaaaacaaaggTTAGGTTACAGCTAGTttatatacaaaatttttttttcaagtgtatcACTTTTAGGCTTTTGCCACAAACAACTGCACATCTGTCCCTACAAATCACAACTTGCCTGAACCAATGGTCACTAGGAGACAACCGGCCAAGGCTTTACAAAAAGCAGAAAAACCGCCCAAACTGAAATCCTTTCCTCAGCTTAAACTATGCCATAACCATCTCACTTGGACTCTCCACCCTGAAGCCTCTGAACCCAAATCTTTCTCATCTTTGCCACGTCTCTAAAGCATGATACATTTCAGTCAATACGCCAAGGAGGATGACAAATGATTGATTACTCTTAGGTGAGAAATGCAACCACACTGGATGCAGAAAACAGTGCTGACTACATTTATTGAAGACCGCCTCCCTATAAGCCCACGTAAGAGGTCCTGGCACCTAACACAAAACCCAACAAGGAGGCCCAAATCTCTTTCCTACAGGATTCGCAGCAGTATTATCTTCTTCCAACCAGTGAGTAAGTAGTCTCTAAGTTTGACGAGTGAGTTTTACAGTCCTCTTTGTTTCCAATCAGAATTGGCTGATTCATTGCGGCTCCAGAGGCTGAGCTGTATGAAGACCCCAACCACTACCCACCAGGTGAAGTTAAGACTTTCCGACAGTTCATAGTGCCAACAAATGTCACAGGCTCCGACCAAGTATAACCACATCCTTTGGAAATCCTTCCATTTTTGCAATTTCAAAACAGCCCAACTTGCTGTAAAATTCCAAAATTCTTTTATCATCAGGTCTCACTTCACAGAAAGCTCCTCGGGAccctaggggaaaaaaacaaaacattcacaATATAAATGTTACTGAATTAGTAGAATTATGAACTTGTGATTAATCTTTATTTCAAATAGATCACAGTGGGAGATTATCTATACCAGTCCCTAAAtctcacataatttttaaaatttatataaagtcaATGGATATTAATATTCATCAATATTGCAACAACTATCTTAAAGTAATGGGTATGTTAACTGGCTTGAATATGGTGCTTATTTCACAATGTATTTCAAGGCatcaaactgtacactttaaatacagACAATCCTTGTCAAATTacgtcaaaaaaaattttttttgaacagCAAATAAAACTCTTCCCCAGAAAGAGTATCTTTTAGCAAAGAAGTTGTCCAAAACCCTCAAAGTGTCTacagccataccaccctgaacttGCCCAATTCTGTCTTATCTTGGAAGCTAACCAGGGTTGGGCCTGGCACCAGCTTGGACGGGACAAACCTCAAGGCAAACAATAGCCCTGCTGAACGTATACTTATAATATGTATACATGACTATGTGaatattatacatacacacacatacaaagtacCTTTGAAGGACCCACAGAGCAGAGCCTATTCCAACCCATGCCACAAGTCAACACAACCAGAATGTGTTTTTTATATTAAGACATAGCTCACATCTGTACAATTCAGTTCCAAGCACAACACTTCTGAGAATTATACTTTCCTCAGAGTTGTTTCAATTATCCCACAAAGGGGACAACACTGAATCAAATGATACAAAGATGCGACAAAGTGCATTCTCATTCATCAACAATTCTCTAATGAGTGCTCAGCTTCTCTGTTCATTTTTGTCTTGCCCAAAGGCTAAGAAGTTTTTAAAGGCTGTTGGAttagatggacatgaatttgaccaagccccaagagttggtaatggacagggaagcctggcatgctgcagtccatggggttgcaaagagttggactaagtttctggactgaactgaatatatggcAAAGTATTTTTGAAGATTTAAGTTAACAAACTCAAAGAAGAGAAAGTATTAGCGATTCTGCATTCCTATATGAAGTCTTCCCAAggttcatttaattttcaactaTCATTTATAAATCTCCTggcaaaataaacataaattcatGTGTTCACTTCTCATTTAATTGGGGCTTAATACAGGCATTCACAGTATAAAAGAGCAGAACGAGCAGCATTTTTCAATGGTTAATACACATGCAGTTCTTGCAGCACTAATTCAGAAGCAAAACCGTTAAgtggtggagaagggaatgtaaaTTTACTTCTTTTTGTATCCTAAAATAAGAGTCCTGCCCTCACCTAGCCCAAATACCAGCAACTCCACAATATCTACTCACCATTGGCTTTCAGTGAAGAGAGGAGGCAAGCCATCATGCTTTTGGCTACACTTGGATCAGTTACTTTTTTGTGAATATCCATCTTTATCAGAGAAGGGAAATTGGCAAGGAAAGTTTCTGGCAGTACTTCCTGCTCTTCATGGAAACTCAACattattttctgtaaaaattaGGATGAATCTCTTGACTTTCAGTAGCTACTCATTATGAATCTACATATTCCAATTACAGAACtcagaaacaggaaaaggaaagcaATATTCAATAGTAACTCTTGTGGTAATGGGAAAATTACCACATGCAAAATCAATTAGCTTATAATTCTGactgacatgttttcattttttaagtttgTCTAAATGTAATGTAGTATACTGGATTGGATCCTGAACAGATTAAGGACATTAATGGaaaaactataagtaaggtgaagaGTTTACAATAATGCACCGAAGTTGGTTTCTTAGACAAGGACAAATGTAGAAAGTGGGTGAAGGGTATATCTAAACTCTATTATCTTTGTAACTTCTGTACatctaaaattattcaaaataaaaactaaataattcaaaataaaacaatgtttttaaagtttgtaCTGCTTGCAcaaaaatgtgaatgtacttaacatgACTGAACTATACCCTagaatatggttaaaatagtaaattttatgtatacTTTACAATTTTTACAAAAAAAGTTTGTAATGGACACACTGGTTATTCTCCGTATGTTCCTAGGCTGAGAACTGTCGGATATGGAAAAGCAACACATCAACAGCTCAATCaccagcatgctgcagtcacgCCGATGTATTCTAAGTAAAGAAGCCTACTCCAAACCAGCCTCTTATTACACTGCCATCTAGCTAGAACCAAAAGGTAAAAAACAGTAATAGAGTTTGAGTGCACTGGTGTGGGGAAGAGGggtagagaatttcagaaaagggGGAGAAGcgatacagaagaaaaaagacaaggTCATAAATATCAGTCCAAGTATATTCTCTGATAGTATTTATTGAGTGTAAGTAAAGATTATCCTCCAGAAGAAACTTTTTATTGTCATTCCTATTAccatgtgagggcttccctgacagcttagttgtaaagaatctgcctgcaatgcaggagacctcactttgattcctgggtcaggaagacccgctggagaagggataggctactcacgccagtattcttgggcttccctggtggctcagctggtaaacaatctgcctgcaatgcaggagacctgggttccatccctgggttggaaagatcccctggagaaaggaaaggctacccactccagtattctggcctagagaattccatggactgtatagtccatggggtcgcaaagagtcgagtgagcgactttcactcacattACCATGTGAAATGCATTACTGAGAGAGCAAGTTAGCTTCATCAGCACACAAATGAGATTTTTAATTACTAAGCTTGCCCTGAGTACCCAAAGAAGAAACTATAACATACAAGTTTGGTGCTgcaaaacagaaagggaaaaaagaaggttCTTTCAAAGTCAACACTGTGCTTTCACTTGAGTAAGTAATACAACAGCTCCAAATCAAAAGATGTTGGGAACAGTGGAAAATGCCATGCTAGTAAGAATAAGCCCTAAGAATTCTTCTCTGTAAGAAATTTAGAAAGCACTGGGATTTTAAGATATATCtgcttgcttttttattttaataagcactttactttcttaaaaaattacCACTGTTTAATTCTAAATCTGTGTATTACCTCAGCCTCAGAGAGTTCTTTATCACCATTTGGCTTGGTATACTTCTCCTGCATGAAGGGAATCcaggaaattttacattttttaatgaaggGGGTCACATCTACAGTGCCCAGGGCATAACCACATATGCCATCTTCATCTTCTAGGACAAAACAGTAATCCAGGCTAAGGGAAAGCAGCCCTCCTACTAACCTGCTCAGAACAAAGAAAACCAGAATGAGTTAAGTTACTAACATAAAACTTCAGAAATCAGTGATATAATAAAGCCCAATACACTCAATTGACAATGTGTGGAAACTACAtttgacataaataaaaattggaaatttatacatattaataacTCAGATTTTATTACAACTAAAGTAGGACTTCTAAAAAACTGTATCTGTATTTCTAGTCTTCATCTCCCCACAACCAGGTAATCCTGCCTTTGAAATGTCTACTCCCAAATCCAACAAACACTGCATCACATACTTGTCTCCAATAAGGTCAGGCTGACTTTGAAAAGGTAAACCAACTCCATCGTCATACATTTCTCTGCAAATCTTGTACACGGAAGCCTGAAAATACAATCTAATTAAGCAACACATCAAGAAAAATGGCAACAGAATCTGACAATATGACTCATAAGTCATAAAGGACTTCTAGAAAAGGGAATAACAAAATGTTTGACTTGTCATAAACATCACCTCtgctttgttaaatatttatttattgagtccTATTTGTAAAATCAGTAGAAAACAGCACAGTTGTAGTCAACAGTGAGAACTGCCTTGCAGGGGATAGTTTTAGGCACTAAGTAGTGGATTCAAAATTCATCAAACTATGAGGCTCTCTCTCAGCTTTCTATACATCcgaaatatttaaaaagtcattttctttaAGCAAGCTTGCCTTTTTCTGTAGCTGATTATCAACAGCCTGGAAGCACTTTACAAACTGCAGAAAATGTATGGAGAACATCAGGCTAGAACAACATATCACACAGATATTGTTCAGGATTCCAACTCTGAATACATTTCATCTGATAAAAACTaagcacaggacttccctggtggtccactggctaacacttcaccctcccaatgcagggggcccgggtccgattcctggccagggaactagatcccacatgctacaactaaagataccacataccacaactaagacccagagtagccaaacaaataaataattaaaaaactaaGCACAAGATGTTGGGTCTAAACTCCTTAGGCTCTTCCTTAAACTACCCGTGTTTAATGTTTCAGTTAACTTTCTCCATCTAAAGTTTGTATTTTAAGacacaaaaatgattttttttaatcagggaGTTCAAAAGAAAGTATTAAGTGTTCACCATAACCATACTCCAAGTTGGCAGGTAGAAAATTACCTCATCTTTAGGAAAATATGGTCTGATAGTATAAACTTTGGAGGTAGGAGTCAGTGGGGGTGGTTGAAAAAAGAGGTCATTTGCCCCATCAATTGGCAGCAAACGctgtaggaagaaaaaaaaaggaagacagattAGTGCTGGGAAGACATTTACTTCTTTTAATGAGTGTGCACTGCAGATTACCAACTTAACATTAACTGGCTACTGCAGGCAGACCTAAAGAAGAGGGGTGCACTACGCTTTACTAACATAAACACCTCTTTGCTGAGGGAGGGGAATGCTTCTGAATCGAAATTACCCAAACTGAGTTACATAGCTTTAGTGGCATACTACTGGGGATTTaaatttacagtaaaaaaaaaaaaatctattccaaTTATgacaaatctatttttttaaaccaatctTATATAGACCATCTCTCTACTAAAAGATGGCAGAACAGAATGTCAGGAGGAGAGGTTTGGTCTGAAGAGGGTTATCTGTCCAGGAGACGCTTTATCCCCAAAGCAATGCGCTTCAGTTTGCTGCGCGCAGCAGAGCACCTGTTGGGGGGAGAAAAGTAGAGCACCTGAAAAGTCCATGAACAAAATTCCAACACCAAAAAAAGttgcattttgtttaaattttcattcCTGGACTGTTCTTTCAAGTACAAAATTTACTtataaaataattgagaaaatatCCCAAAGCCCCTTCCCCATTCACTTGCatgattatttattctttttgctcATGGAGTTTCCACTGGCAGACAAGCATGCGCGCATTGTGCATTGCGGGCGCAGATTAAAATGCTGTGCGACCTGCAAAGAAACAATGTGAAGTGTATACCTAGAGCCGCTGCGCTTCGCAGGCGCGGGGGGGAATTGGCAGCATCTCCTTCAGAAATTACTGCGAAAGAGGAggaaaatttgatttaaaatccAGCTATGTAACTAAATTGAATTTGGGACTAGAAAGCCTTCGGCAGACCAATCCTTCCAGCCATCTGATGCGCAATATAAGGTTTctcataaaacaaagaaaacgTCAATTCAGTTGTGAATTCATATTGATACCTGGAACTCTCCTGCTAGACCACCTCTAAAGGCCCAGGGTTCTTGGTCTCCAATTAAGAACTGTGCTGAAGAATGACTACGACACCCTGTTGAGATCAGATCCAAGCGGAGAACGTTACGAGAAAGGGGATTTCCTGGGGTCTCAAACGTCCAACAAACTAACAAACACTGTGGAAACAGCTCTCTAACAATAATAATCCAGGGTTTCAGGACAAGGCTgtgataataattttttttttaacttgtaatGGAATTTCAATACTGACGTTCCTTCCTCTGATTAATGAATAATCACTGTTCTACAGAGAGTTCTACCCTTTATTAAATTATTGGAAGGAAAGTGTCAAGTTTGTCTAAGTCACATTTATATATTCCCTAGGTACAGCTATAAAAATCAAGGCAGCTGCTTCCTCTCTATCAAAAGTACAGTAactttaaagtgaaataaagtgaaattgATGACACATTTTATTATCACAGCCCAAGGAATTAAACTTGTCTGAAGtcacattttacattttgagGAAGGGTACAGGGAAGGGAAAAATGGGAGAAAAGGGGTTAATCttgtcagaaaactaaggtcagcagaataaaagaaattattCAGTAAGTTGACAATGAAACACAGTACTTTTCCTGACAAGGACAATCCAAATTCAGACTTGGCTCAATTGGTAACAATACCAGTCTGACAGATTCTGAGAACTAAAGAGAGCCAATTGATGCTCCTAATTTGTCCAGAACTAACATACTTTTCTTAAAAGCATGACAGTATCTGGCTCCTCTGAGCAACCATTATAATCTTTGTGGTGCACTTAGCTCATACATGGAGTGGCAGGCTTTGAGGTCCAAAAATCTGCACTTAAGGTCAGCACTTAACCAACTCCACAGGCAATTAAGGAAGCTAATAATGAGAGAGAATTAAAAGCAAATTATAATTGCCTTCCATAGACAATTAAGGAAGCTAGtaataagagaaaattaaaagatactttggAGGCCAAATCACAATCACCTGCCTAGTCTTCTGACAAGATAAAGCAGCGCAATATAGTTCTTTTCCAACTGAAGACAGCATTCTACCTCCTGTTCAAGTTAACAATCTCATCAGTACAATATATAGTGTGCTAGTCAGACAGTCCCAAAGCAAACCGATTTTTTTTGCTGACAATTCGGACCCATTTAGAGATTATATCCAGGGTTGTCATTTCTCAGGGGTAGGggtacttaaataaataaataaatatataatgtagtatttgttaaataaatatgaaatagggTAAAAATTTTGGTTATGAAGAGAACCTGCCCCATTCCATAGCTCAGTGTAAATTTACACTGTAGGAAAAAAAC belongs to Capricornis sumatraensis isolate serow.1 chromosome 23, serow.2, whole genome shotgun sequence and includes:
- the NPM3 gene encoding nucleoplasmin-3 → MAAGGAAALTFLDQESRVRAGGVGSLQVPAPVTMDSFFFGCELSGHTRSFTFKVEEEDDAEHVLALTMLCLTEGAKDECNVVEVVARNHDHQEIAVPVANLKLSCQPMLSLDDFQLQPPVTFRLKSGSGPVRITGRHQIVTISNDLSGEESEEDGSEEEEAELCPILPAKKLGRRL